In a single window of the Rhopalosiphum padi isolate XX-2018 chromosome 1, ASM2088224v1, whole genome shotgun sequence genome:
- the LOC132917524 gene encoding CDK-activating kinase assembly factor MAT1, with translation MEELACVRCMSSKFRNPNLVFSFNVCGHTMCANCIEVAFMKGSGPCPKCLIPLRRNGFKLQQFEDASVDVEVETRKKILQDYNKTEDDFESLDEYNEYLVEIEDIIYNLVKNINVNETKERIDQYKRENKEIIMRNRMKLKREEQALDELIEEEKMHSQYKRDEVLRDEAEQRTKKLRVDSELIDSLARSNSDARDIVNTYTHKKEEIPVPKPKSVSKPPINFTKFSTGVKFNQSSMPISIKEGPLFKYEPISHQLNGPACPEITQLDSLGYMKYIRRESSQELAGGFLIKTSCLHYVQECVSALYERKTGKV, from the exons ATGGAGGAGCTCGCGTGCGTTCGGTGCATGAGCTCCAAGTTTCGGAACCCTAACCTCGTGTTCAGCTTCAACGTGTGCGGGCATACCATGTGCGCAAATTGCATCGAAGTAGCGTTTATGAAAg GTTCTGGTCCCTGCCCAAAATGTCTCATTCCTCTACGGCGTAATGGTTTTAAACTTCAGCAGTTTGAAGATGCTTCAGTTGATGTTGAAGTAGaaacacgaaaaaaaatattgcaagaTTATAACAAAACTGAAGACGATTTTGAATCTTTAGatgaatataatgaatatttagtagaaattgaagatattatttataatttagttaaaaatattaatgtaaatgaaACAAAAGAACGTATTGATCAATACAAAAgagaaaataaagaaataattatgagGAACAGAATGAAATTAAAACGAGAAGAACAAGCTTTAGACGAATTAATTGAAGAAGAAAAGATGCATTCTCAGTATAAAAGAGACGAAGTTTTAAGAGATGAAGCTGAGCAAAGAACTAAAAAACTTAGAGTAGATTCAGAATTAATTGATAGTTTAGCACGTTCTAATTCTGATGCTAGAGACATTGTTaacacatatacacataaaaagGAAGAGATTCCTGTGCCAAAACCAAAATCTGTTTCTAAACCACCTATAAACTTCACAAAGTTTTCAACCGGTGTCAAATTCAATCAATCTTCTATGCCAATTTCAATAAAAGAAGGTCCATTATTCAAATATGAGCCAATCTCTCATCAACTTAATGGCCCTGCCTGTCCAGAAATTACTCAATTAGATTCATTAgggtatatgaaatatattaggaGAGAAAGTTCTCAAGAACTTGCAGgtggatttttaataaaaacatccTGCTTGCATTATGTACAGGAATGTGTTTCAGCATTGTATGAAAGAAAGACTGgtaaagtataa